From a single Scomber japonicus isolate fScoJap1 chromosome 12, fScoJap1.pri, whole genome shotgun sequence genomic region:
- the casq1a gene encoding calsequestrin-1a, translating to MKWTWVLVAVLLSFAGISLGKDSLDFPMYDGKDRVHDLHAKNYKSVMKKYDAMVVYYHDHPGSSRVAQKQFEIEELALELAAQVLEEFDDEDVGVGLLDAKLDKVIAKKLGLDESDSIYIFTDDEIIEYDGELAADTLVEFIYDVLEDPVEIIDNSRELKGFENMEEDIKLVGYFKSHKSEHFEAFADAAEEFHPHVKFFATFSAKVAKALDLKLNEVDFYEPFTDDPVAIPGKPYTEEELVKYIEDNDRPTLRKLQPYNMYEIWADDIDGEHIVAFAEESDLDGFEFLEILKQVAQDNTHNPDLSIIWIDPDDFPLLVPHWEKTFGIDLSSPQIGVVDADDADSVWMDIEDDEDLPTADELEDWIEDVLSGEIDPDDDDDDDDDDDDDDDDDDDDDDDDDDDDDDDDDDDDDDDDDDDDDDDDDDDDDDDDDDD from the exons ATGAAGTGGACCTGGGTGCTTGTGGCAGTCCTGCTGTCCTTTGCGGGGATATCACTGGGCAAAGACAGCTTGGACTTCCCTATGTATGATGGCAAGGACCGCGTCCATGACCTCCACGCCAAGAACTATAAGTCTGTGATGAAGAAGTACGACGCCATGGTGGTGTACTACCATGATCATCCCGGATCCAGCCGCGTCGCCCAGAAACAATTTGAGATTGAGGAGCTGGCCCTTGAG CTTGCAGCCCAGGTACTGGAAgagtttgatgatgaggatgttGGAGTCGGGCTCCTTGATGCAAAGCTCGACAAAGTCATTGCAAAGAAATTAG gcCTTGATGAATCCGACAGCATCTACATCTTCACAGATGATGAAATCATAGAGTATGATGGAGAGCTTGCAGCAGACACTCTTGTGGAGTTCATCTATGAT GTTCTTGAAGACCCAGTGGAAATTATTGACAATAGTAGGGAACTGAAAGGCTTCGAAAACATGGAGGAGGACATCAAATTGGTGGGCTACTTTAAGAGTCACAAGTCAGAAC ATTTTGAGGCTTTTGCCGACGCTGCTGAAGAGTTCCATCCTCACGTCAAGTTCTTTGCCACCTTCAGTGCCAAG GTTGCCAAGGCTCTGGACCTGAAGCTTAATGAAGTGGACTTCTATGAACCCTTCACTGATGATCCAGTGGCCATCCCTGGAAAACCTTACACTGAGGAAGAGCTGGTGAAGTACATTGAAGATAATGACAG acCAACTCTGAGGAAGCTGCAACCATACAACATGTACGAGATCTGG GCTGATGATATTGATGGTGAACACATTGTTGCTTTTGCAGAGGAGTCTGACCTAG ATGGCTTTGAGTTCCTGGAGATCCTGAAGCAGGTTGCACAGGATAACACACACAACCCTGACCTCAGCATCATCTGGATTGACCCTGATGACTTCCCTCTG CTCGTGCCACACTGGGAGAAGACTTTTGGAATTGACCTGTCCAGCCCTCAGATTGGTGTTGTTGATGCTGACGAT GCTGACAGTGTATGGATGGACATAGAAGATGAtgaagacttaccaactgcagacGAGCTGGAGGACTGGATTGAAGATGTTCTGTCAGGAGAAATCGatcctgatgatgatgatgatgacgatgatgatgatgacgacgacgacgacgacgatgatgacgatgatgatgacgacgacgacgatgatgacgatgatgacgacgacgacgatgatgacgatgatgacgacgacgatgacgacgacgatgatgacgatgacgacgatgatgacGACGACGACTAA
- the LOC128368925 gene encoding crystallin J1A-like, translated as MAAALANRAIGAIVGSAVADAAAQPLHWVYDLQKLQGILAQDPNPEFRSESANPFYRRQTGQQSCYGDQAYVLLESLSECGGLNVDDLKQRTLKFFGPGSEYDTPVNDPYRERGGPRPQLPIEGPWRHGSLKSFLKNVDAGKEETGCETDCQIDGIAKLAPIVAFYAGKPDMLEKVEQAVRVTQNNDACVAETLAAARFLEHFILNGPDPKALDTVLDQLNDPNRKQPQDLDKAVAGHIVQVKENLSKTPQELIPTVFPNTUGLPGAFQAALHGVLTGKQYEQAVRGTMSCGGCTSSRGSFIGACLGAQIGLEGIPSSWTAKTLRYESLLEHAKKITKHHQ; from the exons ATGGCTGCAGCTCTGGCCAACAGAGCAATAGGAGCTATCGTAGGATCAGCAGTTGCAGATGCAGCag CGCAGCCCCTCCACTGGGTCTATGACCTCCAGAAGCTGCAGGGGATTCTGGCTCAGGATCCAAACCCTGAATTTCGCTCCGAGTCGGCCAACCCGTTTTACAGGAGGCAGACGGGCCAGCAGAGTTGCTATGGAGACCAGGCTTATGTCTTGCTGGAGTCCTTGTCCGAATGTGGAG GTCTAAATGTTGACGATCTGAAGCAACGCACCCTGAAATTCTTTGGACCCGGATCAGAGTATGATACACCTGTCAACGATccttacagagagagaggag GGCCAAGACCTCAGCTGCCTATCGAGGGACCATGGAGACATGGAAGTTTGAAGAGCTTCCTGAAGAACGTGGATGCTGGCAAAGAGGAGACAG GCTGTGAGACTGACTGTCAGATTGATGGAATAGCCAAACTGGCTCCCATAGTGGCTTTTTATGCAGGAAAGCCGGACATGCTGGAGAAGGTTGAGCAGGCCGTTCGTGTCACCCAGAATAACGATGCATGTGTGGCAGAGACGCTGGCAGCTGCAAG ATTCCTGGAGCATTTCATCCTGAATGGTCCTGATCCAAAAGCCTTGGACACAGTGCTCGATCAGCTTAATGACCCAAACAGGAAGCAGCCACAGGATCTGGACAAAGCAGTTGCTG GGCACATTGTTCAGGTGAAGGAGAATTTATCCAAGACTCCCCAGGAGCTAATCCCCACTGTGTTTCCAAACACATGAG GTTTGCCAGGTGCGTTCCAAGCAGCGCTGCACGGAGTCCTGACAGGCAAGCAGTATGAGCAGGCTGTCAGAGGCACCATGAGCTGCGGGGGATGCACCAGTAGCAGAGGATCCTTCATTGGGGCCTGTCTGGGTGCTCAG ATTGGATTGGAGGGAATTCCATCTTCCTGGACAGCGAAAACCCTGCGATATGAATCACTGTTGGAGCATGCCAAGAAGATAACTAAACACCACCAGTAG